The following are from one region of the Prochlorococcus marinus str. SB genome:
- the glmS gene encoding glutamine--fructose-6-phosphate transaminase (isomerizing) translates to MCGIVAVTGYKKALPLLINGLEKLEYRGYDSAGIAIINSETNSISCNKAEGKLKNLIGNLNGHNIPGTVGIGHTRWATHGKPEVKNAHPHTDSSGNIAVVQNGIIENFQDLKNKLEKEGIIFNSDTDTEVIPHLIQRELNILSKLNLEKNGSTLLVAVRNVLSDLEGSYALAVLWSGAPTSLVVARRQAPLIIGLGEGEFICASDTPAIANFTNIILPMEDEEIALLTPLGIEIYDASNERQYRNPVSLKVSEQIMDKMNFKHYMLKEIYDQPQTAKNWLENYLIKNSDNGQYQINYPFDTEYFGSIERIEIIACGTSKHAAMVGCFLLEQFSGIPTNVFYASEFRYSPPPLLPNTLTIGVTQSGETADTIAAIDMEIKRRSSVENKKFKPNLIAITNRKESSIGRQVSNIIDICAGIEVGVAATKTFFAQLLSFYGLAIKFAQIKGNKSPDEIGKLISELIKLPPLLEDLLEKHNKSSEKLAQDFFNIKDVIFLGRGINYPIALEGALKLKEISYIHAAGYPAGEMKHGPIALLDKKVPVISIASPGEVFDKVISNAQEAKARDSYLIGIAPECNGTEIFDYLMKVPSCNEWISPLLNILPLQLLSYHIAAHRGLDVDQPRNLAKSVTVE, encoded by the coding sequence ATGTGTGGAATAGTTGCTGTAACTGGATATAAAAAAGCTTTACCATTATTAATTAATGGTTTAGAAAAACTTGAATACAGAGGTTATGATTCTGCAGGTATTGCAATAATAAATTCCGAAACAAATTCTATTTCTTGTAATAAAGCAGAAGGGAAACTTAAAAATTTAATAGGTAATCTTAATGGTCATAATATTCCTGGAACTGTTGGAATAGGACATACTAGATGGGCAACTCATGGAAAGCCGGAGGTTAAAAATGCACATCCTCATACCGATAGTTCAGGAAATATAGCAGTTGTTCAAAATGGCATTATTGAAAATTTCCAAGATTTAAAAAATAAATTAGAGAAAGAGGGCATTATTTTTAATTCTGATACAGATACAGAGGTAATTCCCCATCTAATTCAAAGAGAGTTAAACATATTAAGTAAACTTAATCTTGAGAAGAATGGGTCAACATTATTAGTAGCTGTGAGAAATGTATTATCGGATTTAGAAGGATCTTATGCTTTAGCAGTTTTATGGTCTGGTGCTCCAACTTCTTTGGTAGTTGCAAGAAGACAAGCACCCTTGATTATTGGTTTGGGTGAAGGAGAATTTATTTGTGCTAGTGATACTCCAGCCATTGCAAACTTTACGAATATTATTTTGCCCATGGAGGATGAAGAAATAGCCTTGTTGACTCCGCTTGGGATTGAAATATATGACGCAAGCAATGAGAGACAATATAGAAATCCAGTTTCTTTAAAAGTCTCAGAGCAAATAATGGATAAGATGAATTTTAAACACTACATGTTGAAAGAGATATATGATCAGCCGCAGACTGCAAAAAACTGGTTGGAAAATTATCTAATTAAGAACTCAGATAATGGTCAATATCAAATCAACTATCCATTTGATACAGAGTATTTTGGATCAATAGAAAGGATTGAAATTATTGCTTGTGGTACAAGTAAACATGCTGCAATGGTGGGCTGCTTTTTATTAGAGCAATTTTCAGGTATTCCCACAAATGTCTTTTATGCAAGCGAATTTCGATATTCACCACCTCCACTATTGCCAAATACATTAACTATTGGAGTCACTCAATCCGGAGAAACTGCTGATACAATTGCGGCTATCGATATGGAAATTAAAAGACGTTCTTCAGTTGAAAATAAAAAATTTAAACCTAATCTTATTGCAATAACAAATAGAAAAGAGAGTTCCATAGGAAGACAGGTCTCAAATATAATTGATATCTGTGCAGGAATAGAAGTTGGAGTTGCAGCAACAAAAACTTTTTTTGCTCAATTACTTTCTTTTTATGGATTAGCCATAAAATTTGCTCAAATTAAAGGTAATAAAAGTCCTGATGAAATAGGTAAATTAATAAGTGAACTTATAAAACTTCCGCCACTACTGGAAGATCTCTTAGAGAAACATAATAAATCTTCAGAAAAGCTAGCACAAGACTTTTTTAATATTAAGGATGTTATTTTTTTAGGAAGAGGAATAAATTATCCTATTGCACTTGAAGGCGCGTTAAAACTTAAAGAAATTAGTTATATTCATGCAGCTGGATATCCTGCTGGAGAAATGAAACATGGTCCAATAGCTTTATTAGATAAAAAAGTACCTGTAATTTCTATCGCCTCACCTGGTGAAGTTTTTGATAAAGTTATCAGTAATGCTCAAGAAGCAAAAGCTAGAGATTCATATTTGATTGGGATTGCTCCTGAATGTAATGGAACTGAAATCTTTGATTATTTGATGAAAGTTCCTTCCTGTAATGAATGGATTTCACCTCTGCTTAATATACTTCCTTTACAATTATTGAGTTATCATATAGCAGCACATAGGGGACTTGACGTCGATCAACCAAGAAATTTAGCTAAAAGTGTAACTGTTGAATAA